DNA sequence from the Candidatus Thorarchaeota archaeon genome:
CAGAAGAACCGATAACATTACAGACTTCTTTCAGTATACCGTCTCGAATCTGAGGTTTTAGATTTTCAAAGTGCCCTTTTCCTCTCCTTATTTCAGTAGCATGGAAAGCAATAGGATAAGAAATCCCCGGAAAGTATTTACTCTG
Encoded proteins:
- a CDS encoding DUF3800 domain-containing protein; translation: MYILYLDESGDPNGWQFQKNYVLAGIAIHEGQIWKLNNELDNIQSKYFPGISYPIAFHATEIRRGKGHFENLKPQIRDGILKEVCNVIGSS